A window from Salarias fasciatus chromosome 11, fSalaFa1.1, whole genome shotgun sequence encodes these proteins:
- the LOC115396424 gene encoding 1-acylglycerol-3-phosphate O-acyltransferase ABHD5-like, protein MAGEEAASKGVVHRALTAVGVYGLASGVRGYVDTTIRWCWIPNWLPSWCPTSQKDLQAAETRMLRCVSCSFTRHFIPVSNGCQLWTLACGGAGSRGKTPLVLLHGFGGGVGLWVQNLDALSRGRPVFAVDLLGFGQSSRPHFSKDPRRAEDQFVEAVEQWRAKVGLESMILLGHNLGGYLAVSYSIRHPGRVKHVILVEPWGFPERPDSSEADRPVPVWIKALGAVFSPFNPLAGLRLVGPLGPSLVQTFRPDLRRKFTSMFTDNTVSEYIYHLNVQTPSGEAAFKSMRGEYGWAKRPMLQRIHRLRPDVPLTVVYGSRSSIDCDAGGALKELRPYSHVEIMTIRGAGHYVFADQPEDFNQRVSQVCETVD, encoded by the exons GTGGTGCTGGATCCCAAACTGGCTCCCTTCCTGGTGTCCCACCTCTCAGAAagacctgcaggctgcagagacCCGGATGCTTCGAT GCGTCAGCTGTTCTTTCACCAGACACTTCATCCCGGTCTCCAACGGCTGCCAGCTGTGGACCCTGGCCTGCGGCGGAGCCGGGTCCCGGGGGAAGACCCCCCTGGTCCTGCTGCACGGCTTCGGAGGCGGCGTGGGCCTCTGGGTGCAGAACCTGGACGCTCTGTCTCGGGGCCGGCCCGTCTTCGCCGTGGACCTGCTGGGCTTCGGCCAGAGCTCCAGACCCCACTTCTCTAAAGACCCCCGGCGGGCCGAGGACCAGTTCGTGGAGGCCGTGGAGCAGTGGAGGGCCAAAGTGGGCCTGGAGTCCATGATCCTGCTGGGACACAACCTGGGAGGATACCTGGCGGTGTCGTACTCCATCAGACATCCAGGCAG aGTGAAGCACGTGATCCTGGTGGAGCCGTGGGGTTTCCCCGAGCGTCCGGACTCATCGGAGGCCGACCGGCCCGTCCCGGTGTGGATCAAAGCCCTGGGCGCCGTGTTCAGCCCCTTCAACCCGCTGGCCGGCCTGCGACTGGtgggaccgctgg GTCCGTCTCTGGTCCAGACCTTCAGACCCGACCTCAGGAGGAAGTTCACCTCCATGTTCACGGACAACACGGTGTCGGAGTACATCTACCACCTCAACGTGCAAACTCCCAG TGGAGAGGCGGCGTTCAAGAGCATGCGTGGCGAGTACGGCTGGGCCAAGAGGCCGATGCTGCAGAGGATCCACCGGCTGCGACCGGACGTCCCGCTCACCGTCGTCTACGGCTCCCGGTCGAGCATCGACTGCGACGCCGGCGGTGCGCTGAAGGAGCTCAGACCTTACTCCCACGTGGAGATCATG ACGATCCGCGGCGCCGGGCACTACGTGTTCGCCGACCAGCCCGAAGACTTCAACCAGAGGGTATCGCAGGTGTGTGAGACGGTGGACTGA